A window from Saccharomyces cerevisiae S288C chromosome XIII, complete sequence encodes these proteins:
- the ARG81 gene encoding Arg81p (Zinc finger transcription factor involved in arginine-responsive genes; Zn(2)-Cys(6) binuclear cluster domain type; involved in the regulation of arginine-responsive genes; acts with Arg80p and Arg82p), with the protein MGISSKNGPKKMGRAKTFTGCWTCRGRKVKCDLRHPHCQRCEKSNLPCGGYDIKLRWSKPMQFDPYGVPIPQNSPATTTNLSGSVDEPQYQRRNIDFVRYDEEYVYHEDMDDELTMLHTPPIEKISDNKTWIIKKFGVFKGTDKIDKQYAPRKKRNRKRVAKSLESSASISLSSLPSSSTISFPIRHIEDKLRNKGHVKTGILSANDGVPPTPNLLDYDWNNLNITGYEWISSELRDDALLSAVTLQGHHLGHTQPQEISLEENSNVVSGEEHVNAKEHGCAFEADNQGSSTLPNKAASANDKLYQQNLKLLFQKNSSNSEEPDPQALIDDVFVNIEPRSLPASDLNKITLAPPNEESRMPKSMLELTSYSSDLPPELVDIIPKTDLTVHGLARFLLNHYFNNVADKMTVVVLEKNPWKTLYFPRALMALGDLAGLGQSSNSRNALLNALLAVSCFHLQSKYPRNYKLQKYFLGLGIELRNQASNFLRLCLNTKSSIPEKYKDVLTAILSMNSIDVVWGTMADCQDHLALCEDFVESRMKLRPNISEKTKTLHRIFSFLKLIQDSTALDKVRAKEIVILPSEEDDNYKPLDTSNATTSSSEPRVDVVQEGLFREALNENDGKIHIEFVKEPITNVSADSTPSSTTPPIFTNIATESYYNKSDISKLVSKTDENIIGTDSLYGLPNSLILLFSDCVRIVRHNEYYNLTYLPVPRKFNELSLNFEKRLLKWKSEWNFHQENSEGKSFINSTAEALYHHTMSFYFSLIIYYFTMARSLNCQFLQNYVAKVLDHLNAMEELVDQKKVKIVPLIWQGFMAGCACTDENRQQEFRRWAAKLAESGVGSYWGARQVMLEVWRRRKEDEPGDNWYSVYKDWEMNLMLS; encoded by the coding sequence ATGGGAATTTCCAGCAAGAATGGCCCTAAAAAAATGGGAAGGGCAAAGACGTTTACTGGGTGTTGGACGTgcagaggaagaaaagttaAGTGTGATCTTCGGCATCCCCACTGCCAACGATGTGAAAAGTCTAATTTGCCTTGTGGCGGTTATGATATCAAACTCCGGTGGTCTAAGCCTATGCAATTTGACCCGTACGGTGTCCCAATCCCACAAAATTCTCCTGCAACTACTACGAACTTATCAGGTAGTGTCGATGAACCACAATACCAACGACGGAACATCGATTTTGTGCGCtatgatgaagaatacGTGTATCATGAAGATATGGATGATGAGCTAACAATGCTGCATACTCCCCCAATTGAGAAAATAAGCGATAACAAGACGTGGatcataaagaaatttggGGTGTTTAAAGGAACAGATAAGATCGACAAGCAGTACGCTCCAAGGAAGAAGCGCAATAGGAAAAGAGTTGCCAAAAGCTTGGAGAGCTCAGCTTCTATTTCGTTATCTTCTTtaccatcttcttcaactaTTTCCTTTCCAATTAGACATATTGAAGACAAGTTGAGAAATAAAGGGCATGTAAAGACAGGTATTCTCTCTGCTAATGATGGTGTTCCACCAACACCAAATCTTTTAGATTATGACTGGAACAATCTGAATATAACAGGTTACGAATGGATCTCGAGTGAACTCAGAGATGATGCATTATTGTCAGCGGTGACCTTACAGGGACATCACTTAGGACACACACAGCCACAAGAAATCTCATTAGAGGAAAACTCTAATGTCGTGAGTGGGGAAGAGCATGTGAATGCCAAAGAACATGGATGTGCCTTTGAGGCTGATAATCAAGGTTCATCAACTTTACCTAATAAAGCAGCCAGTGCCAATGATAAACTTTACCAGCAAAACTTGAAGTTACTCTTCCAGAAAAACTCTTCGAACAGTGAGGAACCAGACCCTCAAGCATTGATCGACGATGTGTTCGTCAATATTGAACCAAGATCTCTGCCCGCATCTGATCTGAATAAAATAACTCTAGCTCCTCCAAATGAAGAATCACGCATGCCTAAGTCCATGTTAGAACTCACATCCTATTCCAGTGACCTACCACCTGAATTGGTAGATATTATACCCAAAACAGACCTTACCGTACATGGTTTAGCGagatttcttttaaatcatTATTTTAATAATGTTGCAGATAAAATGACAGTGGTCGTGCTCGAAAAGAACCCATGGAAAACATTATACTTCCCCAGAGCCTTGATGGCATTAGGCGATTTAGCGGGTTTGGGACAATCCTCCAACTCGAGGAATGCGTTGTTGAATGCTCTTCTTGCTGTCTCTTGCTTCCACTTGCAAAGCAAGTACCCAAGGAACTACAAACTacaaaaatactttctGGGCCTAGGTATCGAATTGAGAAATCAAGCCTCGAACTTTCTAAGATTATGTTTGAACACAAAATCAAGCATACCTGAGAAATATAAAGACGTACTAACTGCGATCTTATCTATGAACTCTATTGATGTTGTATGGGGGACGATGGCAGATTGCCAGGATCACTTGGCTCTTTGTGAAGACTTCGTTGAGTCAAGAATGAAACTAAGACCTAATATTTCTGAAAAGACAAAAACCTTACACAGGATTTTCTCGTTTCTGAAGTTAATTCAAGATAGCACTGCGTTGGATAAAGTCAGGGCAAAGGAAATTGTTATTTTACCaagtgaagaagatgataatTACAAACCATTAGATACATCTAACGCTACTACCAGTAGCAGTGAGCCAAGAGTTGACGTTGTGCAGGAAGGTTTATTTAGAGAGGCACTCAATGAAAATGACGGCAAAATACATATTGAATTCGTTAAGGAGCCTATCACAAACGTATCCGCTGACTCTACTCCATCTTCGACCACTCCTCCAATTTTTACCAACATAGCAACAGAAAGTTACTATAATAAATCTGATATATCTAAGCTAGTATCGAAGACTGATGAAAACATAATTGGTACAGATTCACTCTATGGATTGCCTAATTCATTAATATTACTATTTTCAGACTGTGTTAGGATAGTGAGACATAATGAATATTATAATTTAACTTACCTACCTGTACCCCGAAAATTTAATGAACTCTCGTTAAATTTCGAAAAAAGATTATTGAAATGGAAATCAGAATGGAACTTCCATCAAGAAAATTCGGAGGGAAAAAGCTTCATAAACTCAACGGCTGAAGCACTATATCACCATACAATGAGCTTTTATTTCAGTttaattatttattattttacaATGGCAAGAAGTTTAAATTGCCAATTTCTACAAAACTATGTTGCCAAAGTATTAGATCACTTAAATGCAATGGAAGAATTGGTggatcaaaaaaaagtgaaaattGTCCCTTTAATTTGGCAAGGTTTCATGGCAGGATGTGCTTGCACAGATGAAAACAGACAGCAAGAGTTTAGAAGATGGGCAGCCAAATTAGCTGAAAGTGGAGTGGGCTCCTATTGGGGAGCCAGGCAAGTAATGTTGGAAGTTTGGAGGCGACGGAAAGAGGATGAGCCGGGCGATAATTGGTATTCTGTTTATAAAGATTGGGAAATGAATCTGATGCTATCATAA
- the TSL1 gene encoding trehalose 6-phosphate synthase/phosphatase complex subunit (Large subunit of trehalose 6-phosphate synthase/phosphatase complex; Tps1p-Tps2p complex converts uridine-5'-diphosphoglucose and glucose 6-phosphate to trehalose; contributes to survival to acute lethal heat stress; mutant has aneuploidy tolerance; protein abundance increases in response to DNA replication stress; TSL1 has a paralog, TPS3, that arose from the whole genome duplication), translated as MALIVASLFLPYQPQFELDTSLPENSQVDSSLVNIQAMANDQQQQRALSNNISQESLVAPAPEQGVPPAISRSATRSPSAFNRASSTTNTATLDDLVSSDIFMENLTANATTSHTPTSKTMLKPRKNGSVERFFSPSSNIPTDRIASPIQHEHDSGSRIASPIQQQQQDPTTNLLKNVNKSLLVHSLLNNTSQTSLEGPNNHIVTPKSRAGNRPTSAATSLVNRTKQGSASSGSSGSSAPPSIKRITPHLTASAAKQRPLLAKQPSNLKYSELADISSSETSSQHNESDPDDLTTAPDEEYVSDLEMDDAKQDYKVPKFGGYSNKSKLKKYALLRSSQELFSRLPWSIVPSIKGNGAMKNAINTAVLENIIPHRHVKWVGTVGIPTDEIPENILANISDSLKDKYDSYPVLTDDDTFKAAYKNYCKQILWPTLHYQIPDNPNSKAFEDHSWKFYRNLNQRFADAIVKIYKKGDTIWIHDYHLMLVPQMVRDVLPFAKIGFTLHVSFPSSEVFRCLAQREKILEGLTGADFVGFQTREYARHFLQTSNRLLMADVVHDEELKYNGRVVSVRFTPVGIDAFDLQSQLKDGSVMQWRQLIRERWQGKKLIVCRDQFDRIRGIHKKLLAYEKFLVENPEYVEKSTLIQICIGSSKDVELERQIMIVVDRINSLSTNISISQPVVFLHQDLDFSQYLALSSEADLFVVSSLREGMNLTCHEFIVCSEDKNAPLLLSEFTGSASLLNDGAIIINPWDTKNFSQAILKGLEMPFDKRRPQWKKLMKDIINNDSTNWIKTSLQDIHISWQFNQEGSKIFKLNTKTLMEDYQSSKKRMFVFNIAEPPSSRMISILNDMTSKGNIVYIMNSFPKPILENLYSRVQNIGLIAENGAYVSLNGVWYNIVDQVDWRNDVAKILEDKVERLPGSYYKINESMIKFHTENAEDQDRVASVIGDAITHINTVFDHRGIHAYVYKNVVSVQQVGLSLSAAQFLFRFYNSASDPLDTSSGQITNIQTPSQQNPSDQEQQPPASPTVSMNHIDFACVSGSSSPVLEPLFKLVNDEASEGQVKAGHAIVYGDATSTYAKEHVNGLNELFTIISRIIED; from the coding sequence ATGGCTCTCATCGTGGCATCTTTGTTTTTGCCCTACCAACCACAATTCGAGCTTGACACCTCTCTCCCTGAGAACTCGCAGGTGGACTCATCTCTCGTGAACATCCAGGCTATGGCCAATGACCAACAGCAACAACGTGCGCTTTCTAACAACATCTCACAGGAATCATTGGTCGCGCCAGCACCAGAACAAGGTGTCCCCCCAGCAATCTCAAGGAGTGCCACCAGGTCACCCAGTGCTTTCAACCGCGCCTCGTCTACGACAAATACTGCCACTTTAGATGATCTTGTCTCTTCGGACATATTCATGGAAAACTTGACTGCGAATGCAACTACCTCACATACGCCAACAAGCAAGACTATGCTTAAACCCCGGAAAAATGGTTCCGTGGAACGATTCTTCTCCCCTTCTTCCAATATTCCCACGGATCGCATCGCATCGCCAATCCAGCATGAGCATGACTCCGGTTCGAGAATTGCTTCGCCAATccaacagcaacagcaggACCCCACGACCAACTTATTAAAGAACGTCAACAAGTCATTGTTAGTGCACTCACTGTTGAACAACACCTCACAAACTAGCCTAGAAGGACCCAACAACCACATTGTTACCCCGAAATCGAGGGCGGGCAACAGGCCTACTTCGGCGGCTACTTCTTTAGTTAATAGGACCAAACAAGGTTCGGCCTCCTCTGGATCTTCTGGGTCTTCTGCGCCACCTTCCATTAAAAGGATTACGCCCCACTTGACTGCGTCTGCTGCAAAACAGCGTCCCTTATTGGCTAAACAGCCTTCTAATCTGAAATATTCGGAGTTAGCAGATATTTCGTCGAGTGAGACGTCTTCGCAGCATAATGAGTCGGACCCGGATGATCTAACTACTGCCCCTGACGAGGAATATGTTTCTGATTTGGAAATGGATGACGCGAAGCAGGACTACAAGGTTCCAAAGTTCGGCGGCTATTCCAATAAATCTAAACTTAAGAAATATGCGCTGTTAAGGTCATCTCAGGAGCTGTTTAGCCGTCTTCCATGGTCGATCGTTCCCTCTATCAAAGGTAATGGCGCCATGAAGAACGCCATAAACACTGCAGTCTTGGAGAATATCATTCCGCACCGTCATGTTAAGTGGGTCGGTACCGTCGGAATCCCAACGGATGAGATTCCGGAAAATATCCTTGCGAACATCTCTGACTCTTTAAAAGACAAGTACGACTCCTATCCTGTCCTTACGGACGACGACACCTTCAAAGCCGCATACAAAAACTACTGTAAACAAATCTTGTGGCCTACGCTGCATTACCAGATTCCAGACAATCCGAACTCGAAGGCTTTTGAAGATCACTCTTGGAAGTTCTATAGAAACTTAAACCAAAGGTTTGCGGACGCGATCGTTAAAATCTATAAGAAAGGTGACACCATCTGGATTCATGATTACCATTTAATGCTGGTTCCGCAGATGGTGAGAGACGTCTTGCCTTTTGCCAAAATAGGATTTACCTTACATGTCTCGTTCCCCAGTAGTGAAGTGTTTAGGTGTCTGGCTCAGCGTGAGAAGATCTTAGAAGGCTTGACCGGTGCAGACTTTGTCGGCTTCCAGACGAGGGAGTATGCAAGACATTTCTTACAGACGTCTAACCGTCTGCTAATGGCGGACGTGGTACATGATGAAGAGCTAAAGTATAACGGCAGAGTCGTTTCTGTGAGGTTCACCCCAGTTGGTATCGACGCCTTTGATTTGCAATCGCAATTGAAGGATGGAAGTGTCATGCAATGGCGTCAATTGATTCGTGAAAGATGGCAAGGGAAAAAACTAATTGTGTGTCGTGATCAATTCGATAGAATTAGAGGTATTCACAAGAAATTGTTGGcttatgaaaaattcttggTCGAAAATCCGGAATACGTGGAAAAATCGACTTTAATTCAAATCTGTATTGGAAGCAGTAAGGATGTAGAACTGGAGCGCCAGATCATGATTGTCGTGGATAGAATCAACTCGCTATCCACCAATATTAGTATTTCTCAACCTGTGGTGTTTTTGCATCAAGATCTAGATTTTTCTCAGTATTTAGCTTTGAGTTCAGAGGCAGATTTGTTCGTAGTCAGCTCTCTAAGGGAAGGTATGAACTTGACATGTCACGAATTTATCGTTTGTTCTGAGGACAAAAATGCTCCCCTACTGTTGTCAGAATTTACTGGTAGTGCATCTTTATTGAATGATGGCGCTATAATAATTAACCCATGGGATACCAAGAACTTCTCACAAGCCATTCTCAAGGGGTTGGAGATGCCATTCGATAAGAGAAGGCCACAgtggaagaaattgatgaaagaCATTATCAACAACGACTCTACAAACTGGATCAAGACTTCTTTACAAGATATTCATATTTCGTGGCAATTCAATCAAGAAGGTTCCAAGATCTTCAAATTGAATACAAAAACACTGATGGAAGATTACCAGTCATCTAAAAAGCGTATGTTTGTTTTCAACATTGCTGAACCACCTTCATCGAGAATGATTTCCATACTGAATGACATGACTTCTAAGGGCAATATCGTTTACATCATGAACTCATTTCCAAAGCCCATTCTGGAAAATCTTTACAGTCGTGTGCAAAACATTGGGTTGATTGCCGAGAATGGTGCATACGTTAGTCTGAACGGTGTATGGTACAACATTGTTGATCAAGTCGATTGGCGTAACGATGTAGCCAAAATTCTCGAGGACAAAGTGGAGAGATTACCTGGCTCGTACTACAAGATAAATGAGTCCATGATCAAGTTCCACACTGAAAATGCGGAAGATCAAGATCGTGTAGCTAGTGTTATCGGTGATGCCATCACACATATCAATACTGTTTTTGACCACAGAGGTATTCATGCCTACGTTTACAAAAACGTTGTTTCCGTACAACAAGTGGGACTTTCCTTATCGGCAgctcaatttcttttcagattCTATAATTCTGCTTCGGATCCACTGGATACGAGTTCCGGCCAAATCACAAATATTCAGACACCATCTCAACAAAATCCTTCAGATCAAGAACAACAACCTCCAGCCTCTCCCACTGTGTCGATGAACCATATTGATTTCGCATGTGTCTCTGGTTCATCGTCTCCTGTGCTTGAACCATTGTTCAAATTGGTCAATGATGAAGCAAGTGAAGGGCAAGTAAAAGCCGGACACGCCATTGTTTATGGTGATGCTACTTCTACTTATGCCAAAGAACATGTAAATGGGTTAAACGAACTTTTCACGATCATTTCAAGAATCATTGAAGATTAA